Below is a window of Arabidopsis thaliana chromosome 2, partial sequence DNA.
TATAAGAAATGCAAATTGGTATATGTTGAACGAGAGAAggaaatattgttttcatttgtaaatttgtttgtgatttcCACTGTTAACTAATTAGATCAACAATGTGAAAAGCAGTAATGTTACGtgattgattctttgttttaatCTGGATATAGTTCGAGGAATGACATAATGATTGTGTTCTTATGAGCTGGTTTATAATGTAacaatgtgtttttttgtaacttgCAGGTTATAAGCTGTGTAGTATTTTTTGAGGTTTATAGACACTATGAGAAGAGGTAGAGGGAAAGGGAAGAAGCAGAATGCATCTGCTCGGGAAGATCGTGGAAGCggtgatgaagaaaagattcCAGCTTAcaggagaagaggaagaccaCAGAAGCCGATGAAAGATGATttcgaagaggaagaagaagaagatgatgaagagatggtagagaaaatggaagtagaagatgaagatgaagagattgATGATGGTTCAGTAACAAGTAAAGATttgaaggagagaaagaggaagatgtCTAATGGAAGCAATACTGATCTGactgaagaagagaatggtTTAGGATCGAAACCAAACACCGATGATTCCACGAGATCGACATCTATT
It encodes the following:
- a CDS encoding rho GTPase-activating gacO-like protein translates to MRRGRGKGKKQNASAREDRGSGDEEKIPAYRRRGRPQKPMKDDFEEEEEEDDEEMVEKMEVEDEDEEIDDGSVTSKDLKERKRKMSNGSNTDLTEEENGLGSKPNTDDSTRSTSIGFRQNGSRRKSKPRRAAEAVVECNGV